One window of the Oncorhynchus keta strain PuntledgeMale-10-30-2019 chromosome 31, Oket_V2, whole genome shotgun sequence genome contains the following:
- the LOC127914227 gene encoding RNA pseudouridylate synthase domain-containing protein 1-like, which yields MSPPPKVSLELGAQWQTYSLSSPSRANLSDQHRSPAPPLGYGQKMESVLNPAVGLIESLSAGCENPKPCRSQLTVLEYGDYDGDPVTKVMLQPLTGRTHQLRVHCEAVGHPIVGDHTYSLGEDSAPYRMMLHAHLLHLPLEPLPLQAAPRPLHHAH from the exons ATGTCTCCCCCGCCAAAGGTGTCTTTGGAGCTGGGTGCGCAGTGGCAGACTTACAGCCTCTCTAGTCCCTCTCGTGCGAATCTCTCCGATCAGCACCGCTCCCCAGCCCCCCCTCTCGGATACGGACAGAAGATGGAGTCTGTTCTCAATCCGG ctgtcggtctcattgagagtctctctgcag gttgtgagaaccccaagccctgtcggtCTCAGCTCACCGTGTTGGAGTACGGAGATTATGATGGAGACCCTGTTACCAAGGTGATGCTGCAGCCTCTCACAGGTCGTACCCACCAACTGAGGGTTCACTGTGAGGCGGTAGGGCACCCCATCGTAGGAGACCACACCTACAGCCTGGGAGAGGACAGCGCCCCCTATCGCATGATGCTGCACGCACACCTCCTACACCTCCCTCTGGAGCCACTCCCCCTGCAGGCCGCCCCCCGACCCCTTCACCACGCCCACTGA